Proteins encoded within one genomic window of Hyla sarda isolate aHylSar1 chromosome 1 unlocalized genomic scaffold, aHylSar1.hap1 SUPER_1_unloc_4, whole genome shotgun sequence:
- the LOC130298187 gene encoding zinc finger protein 572-like isoform X1: MMEDQQPLTSPVTSSKRTAPERCPRPLDEQNMEVITTGKNLIFINATDIKEEETDVSGDEQYKEDKDIPTGKGLTYINATDIKEEEETDVSGDEQYKEDKDIPTGKGLTYINATDIKEEEETDVSGDEQYMEDKDSPIGKDLIYMNASDIKEEKETDVSSDEQYKENIPTGNRPNSCSRRSEENLISSDYKADDDITQDTYEEHSIIPDTPSALHSQDLSSHPYIQVLSSQSSQDVQQNKSHRRGAGHQRTHTGKKPYSCSECGKCVTSKSSLVKHQRIHTGEKPFACSQCGKCFTQKSYLVEHQRTHTGEKPFSCSECGKCFPFKSGLVVHQRTHTGEKPFSCPECGKCFTNQSSLIQHQRTHTGEKPFSCPECGKCVTNQSHLIQHQRTHTGEKPFSCPECGKCFTNQSSRLQHQRTHTGEKPFLCPECGKCFIDQSSLILHQRTHTGEKPFSCAECGKCFTQKSGLIQHQRTHTGE, from the exons atgatggaggatcagcagcccctcacatcaccag tcacatccagtaagagaacagcaccagagaggtgtccccgtcctcttgatgAGCAGAATATGGAGGTCATTACTACAGGGAAAAATCTGATctttattaatgctacagacataaaggaagaagagacggatgtgagcggtgatgagcagtataaggaggacaaggacattcctacagggaaaggtcTGACTTATataaatgctacagacataaaggaagaagaagagacagatgtgagcggtgatgagcagtataaggaggacaaggacattcctacagggaaaggtcTGACTTATataaatgctacagacataaaggaagaagaagagacagatgtgagcggtgatgagcaataTATGGAGGACAAGGACAGTCCTATaggaaaagatctgatctatatgaatgcttcagacataaaggaagaaaaagagacagatgtgagcagtgatgagcagtataaggagaacattcctacaggtaaccgcccaa attcttgtagcaggagatcagaggagaatcttatatcttcagattataaagcagatgatgatatcacacaagatacatatgaagaacattccattatcccagatacaccctcagcccttcacagccaagatctgtcatctcatccttatatacaggtcctgtcttctcagtcatcacaggatgttcagcaaaataaaagtcATAGAAGGGGCGCTGGACATCAACGaactcatacaggaaagaaaccatattcatgctcagaatgtgggaaatgtgttacttctaaatcaagtcttgttaaacatcagagaatacacacaggggagaagccatttgcatgttcacagtgtggaaaatgtttcactcagaaatcatatcttgttgaacatcaaagaactcacacaggggagaagccattttcatgttcagaatgtgggaaatgttttccttttaaatcaggtcttgttgtacatcaaagaactcacacaggagagaagccattttcatgtccagaatgtgggaaatgttttactaatcaatcaagtcttattcaacatcaaagaactcacactggagagaagccattttcatgtccagaatgtgggaaatgtgttACTAATCAATCAcatcttattcaacatcaaagaactcacactggagagaagccattttcatgtccagaatgtgggaaatgttttactaatcaATCAAGTCgtcttcaacatcaaagaactcacactggagagaagccatttttatgtccagaatgtgggaaatgttttattgatCAATCAAGTCTTAttctacatcaaagaactcacactggagagaagccgttttcatgtgcagaatgtgggaaatgttttactcagaaatcaggtcttattcaacatcaaagaactcacacaggggagtag
- the LOC130298187 gene encoding oocyte zinc finger protein XlCOF7.1-like isoform X2 has protein sequence MMEDQQPLTSPVTSSKRTAPERCPRPLDEQNMEVITTGKNLIFINATDIKEEETDVSGDEQYKEDKDIPTGKGLTYINATDIKEEEETDVSGDEQYKEDKDIPTGKGLTYINATDIKEEEETDVSGDEQYMEDKDSPIGKDLIYMNASDIKEEKETDVSSDEQYKENIPTDSCSRRSEENLISSDYKADDDITQDTYEEHSIIPDTPSALHSQDLSSHPYIQVLSSQSSQDVQQNKSHRRGAGHQRTHTGKKPYSCSECGKCVTSKSSLVKHQRIHTGEKPFACSQCGKCFTQKSYLVEHQRTHTGEKPFSCSECGKCFPFKSGLVVHQRTHTGEKPFSCPECGKCFTNQSSLIQHQRTHTGEKPFSCPECGKCVTNQSHLIQHQRTHTGEKPFSCPECGKCFTNQSSRLQHQRTHTGEKPFLCPECGKCFIDQSSLILHQRTHTGEKPFSCAECGKCFTQKSGLIQHQRTHTGE, from the exons atgatggaggatcagcagcccctcacatcaccag tcacatccagtaagagaacagcaccagagaggtgtccccgtcctcttgatgAGCAGAATATGGAGGTCATTACTACAGGGAAAAATCTGATctttattaatgctacagacataaaggaagaagagacggatgtgagcggtgatgagcagtataaggaggacaaggacattcctacagggaaaggtcTGACTTATataaatgctacagacataaaggaagaagaagagacagatgtgagcggtgatgagcagtataaggaggacaaggacattcctacagggaaaggtcTGACTTATataaatgctacagacataaaggaagaagaagagacagatgtgagcggtgatgagcaataTATGGAGGACAAGGACAGTCCTATaggaaaagatctgatctatatgaatgcttcagacataaaggaagaaaaagagacagatgtgagcagtgatgagcagtataaggagaacattcctacag attcttgtagcaggagatcagaggagaatcttatatcttcagattataaagcagatgatgatatcacacaagatacatatgaagaacattccattatcccagatacaccctcagcccttcacagccaagatctgtcatctcatccttatatacaggtcctgtcttctcagtcatcacaggatgttcagcaaaataaaagtcATAGAAGGGGCGCTGGACATCAACGaactcatacaggaaagaaaccatattcatgctcagaatgtgggaaatgtgttacttctaaatcaagtcttgttaaacatcagagaatacacacaggggagaagccatttgcatgttcacagtgtggaaaatgtttcactcagaaatcatatcttgttgaacatcaaagaactcacacaggggagaagccattttcatgttcagaatgtgggaaatgttttccttttaaatcaggtcttgttgtacatcaaagaactcacacaggagagaagccattttcatgtccagaatgtgggaaatgttttactaatcaatcaagtcttattcaacatcaaagaactcacactggagagaagccattttcatgtccagaatgtgggaaatgtgttACTAATCAATCAcatcttattcaacatcaaagaactcacactggagagaagccattttcatgtccagaatgtgggaaatgttttactaatcaATCAAGTCgtcttcaacatcaaagaactcacactggagagaagccatttttatgtccagaatgtgggaaatgttttattgatCAATCAAGTCTTAttctacatcaaagaactcacactggagagaagccgttttcatgtgcagaatgtgggaaatgttttactcagaaatcaggtcttattcaacatcaaagaactcacacaggggagtag
- the LOC130298190 gene encoding DNA damage-regulated autophagy modulator protein 1-like: MELKGLGFVPLLLAFWCAAWLATSYIVTVVLGHAASPLMHISDVGNFFPKNILLRIGFIGTSIGTLVLTFLIYKYMVMHTEEFRGHQVLIQRILLAIVWASCFGTAVMHVLSPEEYPRIHFVSTIISITCEALYYLGQSIQMYKLPGANKVIHHSRCTCCGLTFTCAIFYFGYKTLQELFYDDEDWDEIREITTIIIEWVMLLLILINIVTYYSTMQRLMLTVSRNSCKLSVRVRIDDFGV, from the exons atggagctaaaaggtttggggttcgtcccccttctgttggcgttttggtgtgcggcctggcttgccaccagctacatcgtgacggtcgtcctcggccatgccgcctcgccactgatgcacatcag tgacgtgggaaatttctttcccaaaaacatattattgagaattggtttcatagggacgtccattggcactttggtactaacctttcttatttataagtatatggttatgcatactgaagagttcaggggtcatcaggtcctgatccagaggatcctgctcgccattgtgtgggcctcctgttttggtacagctgtcatgcatgtattgtcccccgaagaatatcccaggatacactttgtcagcacgataatttccattacatgtgaagccttatactaccttgggcagtccatccagatgtataaattaccaggagcaaacaaagtcatccaccatagtagatgcacctgctgtggcctgacttttacctgcgcaattttctactttggatataaaacattacaggaattattctatgatgatgaagactgggacgagatccgtgaaatcaccaccataatcatcgagtgggtgatgcttctactgatcctgataaacatcgtgacctattattccaccatgcagaggttaatgttaaccgtctccaggaacagctgcaaactctctgttagagtaagaattgatgacttcggggtgtag